The Pecten maximus chromosome 14, xPecMax1.1, whole genome shotgun sequence genome includes a region encoding these proteins:
- the LOC117341907 gene encoding extensin-like yields MTQLRPVEAFNGIPYATLRDGKLRFIPPASFIRNRNKLIELSPTNGSIVCPQKKFDKKTFMKQMNDGSFRRVQRVMSQNHTRKEDCLSLSVYVPQIAREPGPRARAPGPLSASTRTRARAPGPRPPTTRTTSPSTRPRARHPDHEPEHPGPRARAPRTTSASTRTTSASTRTTSASTRTTDPHHPDHDPPPPRPRARAPRTTTPTTRTTAQHPDHEPGTGPPKTRAPGPRARAPGHRRPEHPDHSREHRTKTRAPGQSAEAPGPRDKRQNEHPDQEDRAPGTGDENRTRPTPGPTARTRTRARAPDHDPHNRPRPHTRTTPAPGARAHTGPRAEHPDHELASTRTTSRAPDHELRAPRTRAHPDTEPVAPDKARATRTTKREHPDHEREPP; encoded by the exons ATGACGCAATTGCGTCCCGTGGAAGCTTTCAATGGGATACCTTATGCCACTTTGAGGGATGGTAAACTCAGGTTCATCCCTCCCGCCAGTTTCATTAGAAACAGGAACAAACTTATAGAACTAAGTCCTACCAATGGAAGCATTGTTTGTCCTCAGAAGAAATTTGACAAAAAGACATTTATGAAACAGATGAATGATGGCAGCTTCCGGCGCGTGCAGCGTGTGATGTCACAAAACCATACCCGCAAAGAAGATTGCCTATCTCTCAGCGTTTATGTTCCTCAGATAG CCCGAGAACCCGGACCACGAGCGCGAGCACCCGGACCACTGAGCGCGAGCACCCGGACACGAGCGCGAGCACCCGGACCACGACCCCCCACCACCCGGACCACGAGCCCGAGCACCCGACCACGAGCCCGGCACCCGGACCACGAGCCCGAGCACCCCGGACCACGAGCCCGGGCACCCCGGACCACGAGCGCGAGCACCCGGACCACGAGCGCGAGCACCCGGACCACGAGCGCGAGCACCCGGACCACGGACCCCCACCACCCGGACCACGACCCCCCACCACCCCGACCACGAGCCCGAGCACCCCGGACCACGACCCCCACCACCCGGACCACAGCCCAGCACCCGGACCACGAGCCCGGAACCGGACCCCCAAAGACCCGAGCACCCGGACCACGAGCCCGGGCACCCGGACACAGACGCCCGGAGCACCCGGACCACAGTCGCGAGCACCGGACCAAGACGCGAGCACCCGGACAGAGCGCAGAAGCACCGGGACCACGAGACAAACGACAGAACGAGCACCCGGACCAAGAAGACCGAGCACCCGGAACAGGAGACGAGAACCGGACCAGACCCACACCCGGACCAACAGCGCGGACCCGGACACGAGCCCGAGCACCCGACCACGACCCCCACAACCGACCAAGACCCCACACCCGGACCACACCAGCACCCGGAGCACGAGCCCACACCGGACCACGAGCCGAGCACCCGGACCACGAGCTAGCGAGCACCCGGACCACGAGCCGAGCACCCGACCACGAGCTGAGAGCACCACGGACCCGAGCACACCCGGACACTGAGCCCGTAGCACCGGACAAGGCCCGAGCAACCCGGACCACGAAGCGCGAGCACCCGGACCACGAGCGAGAGCCCCCGTGA